The following nucleotide sequence is from Zea mays cultivar B73 chromosome 1, Zm-B73-REFERENCE-NAM-5.0, whole genome shotgun sequence.
CTTtattttgcttgcgatttgttttgcaccctctctcgcggactcgttcttatttctaacgctaacccggcttgtagttgtgtttatatttgtaaatttcagtttcgccctattcacccccctctaggcgactatcagtcacctacaacccggatgacggccccgaggcctacaccaactccgccgtctacagccacctccatgactacaccgccatggcgcaggaggtccatggcccagactatgatccgagcaccgagccgatcgacaccgatgtgctcatgagggtcgggggaggcaagagacatgggcggtactggattgccgacggggcaatcgactcgtcctccactcccactctgtctcaggtgagagcaaggagcacgggctcgagtccagccatacgacctcggcacgacagctcacagcatcacatacaacaactcgaggttagtgcttctgtaactcgtccttccttgagttatatacctactctttgagttactataacgttgacttgtaatattacagacccaactagaagaagagaggagggaacgtcacgagatggaggcgaggatgatggcggagcgggaggcggagcgccgggcagatcatcagaggatggccgagatgttctagtacatgcagagccttcgcaccgcacagggcatcgctccaccacctccattgttccctccagttgaccctgctctcttccacactcctgtgagtatcaaaattgtagttagatgtttgtaatgcatctggtataacacatgcaatctcttctctgtgcagggccaatctagggcggcatccaacaaccctccggaagggttcagcccaacgcagccccggtcaaaccacccacctccatgagtgttgtgttttcattgttttagacttcagaacttatgtataatacttatgtctgtgtttgatacttatgtgagagcttgcgacgtttgagacttatgtttgtgtttaatacttgtgttgaacacttatgtttgtgatggatatttatgtttgtggtgacggttttatgtttgtgttgtctatttatgtctgtgatgatatctgtgatgtatatatgtgatatcttctgtttgtgtggatggaatacaaaaaacaaataaataaggtatatactggtcactttgccgattgtaacactcggcaaagaggcgctttgccgagggtcagggtcataacactcggcaaagagcacagacctgggcaccggtttaggttctttgccgagtgctatgtcgctgacactcggcaaagaggtcggctttgccgagtgccacacagaacactcggcaaacagcctgacatggggaccctccctggcaggctctttgccgagtgtccccagtggcactcggcaaagatggattctttgccgagtgctgccgggcagacactcggcaaagataactcctttgccgagtgtcaccagggacactcggcaaatccgccgtctccgtcacccggcgtcgtaacggctgcttttctttgccgagtgctctctggcactcggcaaacctctttgccgagtgcccgagaaaaagcactcggcaaagaaggctttgccgatgcactgtttgccgagctttctttgccgagtgtcacactcggcaaagcctttgccgagtgtttttaaggcttcgacgagtgcttcaggcactcggcaaagcgattgattccggtagtgagttTTTATGCTCGGgtcgtggaggtgaatatttgagcCACAAGTTTGGTGACCATCTAAAATAATATGGAATTATTTCATAGTTGACTCCACCTTGTATGCCTTAATGGAATGTCGTCTCCGAGCAGAAGAACCAGACTTTGGTTCGGTCAATGATGAGTCAAGTTGACCCTCATTGTCCTTATAGGGATATGGTCTAGAAACTGTTGTGTTTAGACTGAACAGAGTTCTATCTAAATCGATGGATAAGACATTGCATGAGATATGGACTAGAAAACATTTGAGACCATCTTTCCTTAGGATATGGGGTTGTTAGGCTTATACGAAATGTTTGACATCTGATAAACTCTATCCAAAATATGATTAGTGCTTCTTGTAGGGTATTCTATGGAAACTAAAGGATACTATTTTTATAACTACGAAGAAGGCAAATTATTTGTTGCCCAAAATGATGACTTCTTGGAGAAAGAGATTCTCTCAAAAGAAGTTAGTGGGAAAAAGGTGCAACCTGAAGAAGTTTGAGAAACATTTGAAAAGGTTTCATCCCACACCAATCCTCCACAAAAATACAAGATGTTATACAGCCAATTGTCAAGCACTGCCCCTATGTAGGTCAGAGAGGGCATGTCATGCTACTAACAGGCTATCACTCCTAATCATAGGAAACATGACATATTATTGTAGTACAATGATGAACCCTCAAACTAAACAGAAGTATCGATGGGCTAGACTTTGGGAAATGCATTGGATCCATGGGATCCGAAATAGAATCCATGCATGACAATCAAGTTTAGGACTTGATTGATTCACTAGATGGTGTTCAAACCATTAACTGCAAATGAATTTTCAAGAAAAAgatagacatggatggaaatgttcacatctataatgcATGATTGGTAGTGAAAGGTTTTAAGCATGTTTAAGGTATTGATTATGATGAAACCTTTTGCTGGTTGTTATGCTAAAGTCTATTCAGATCCTCCTAGAAATTTCTGTCTAATTTTATTATGAAATTTGTAGATGGATGTCAAAATAAGTTTCTTGAATGAAAGCCTAAGTGAGGATGTGCATATGTCAAAACAACTTGaatggttatgttgatcatcaaacaccaaaacttaatTGTCAATGGGCCTTGGTCCATTTTGCGTGCATCATCatcttcatatgcttctactcaaACATTAGGCTTGACTCACTAGCCTCTTGTTTGTTTTCTAGCTATGTAGCATTACTGGAACATGATGTTTGATGGGATGCCTACATGTGTACACCTCGTGGTCCATAGGTGCCCAAGAAAGGGCTCACCCTATAAATCCAACTAGAGTTCCCCCATCATCCTTCTACTCGCTTGCTTCTcctaatcaattcattgatctagtGCTTCAAATCGACATTATAAGTTGTAAACCATGTTTTGGGGATACTCAAATCGTGCTTATACTAGGACTTACTAGAGGTGTGATATTATGATTTCTAGTTCTACTAGGACATAAGTGTAGAATCCTACTAGGAATAGGACTCGTACTTATACGTATGAGGACCTTGGATAGGACTATGAACAAGGGTATATGCCATAGACATCATCTAAGCCAACACAAGGATATTGTCTAAAGTTTGTATAAAGAAATTGGGAGCAATCAAGAGGATTAGGCTAAATAGTTCTATTCCATTATATTATTCTATAGGGAAAGAATTAGTGGGTCCTTGAGTGTCAGATAAGATTATGAGAGTGTGACGATAATTCATACTTTTTTGGAATTGTTCATATAGAATTCGTGGCTAACTTTGACAAATCCTATTTTCTTGTCCCAACTGCTTCAATGTCATCAAGGGCGTTTCTACCCGATTTGACTATATAATTCTTATTATGGTGCAAGCTTGTGTCATACTTGTGATATCATTTCAAAGGCATGAGGGTTGTTATGCATAACTAGCAATATCAAATTCTAACAAACCAAGCTCGATATATAGTAGCACCCTTGATCTCTTGCCCAAACCTTCCCCTATCCAACTTTCTCCTCCACTGTAATTGCAAGCACCTATCGATTTCACCCTGATGGTTCTTGGACTCCAATCCACACCCAACTACATCATTTCCTTGCTTGCCGAAGTGTGCCACCACATATGTTTGTCTTTCATTATGGTCGGATGACCTTGAAGTGTTCTCGTCATTAAGAACACCTATATTGACCATATTGTGACATCCTAATCTCATGCCACTCGTTGGAGTTCGGTGAGAACAATAGTGTTGTCGTGATTGagcttggcatgggtggcgaagaGGTTGGCAGTGACAGTGGGGGGCAATGAGTTGAGAACCTCGAAGGTGGGACTGCACATGGACCATCATGGTGGAGGGAGATATAcatgagagggagagagggagagagaaaataGAAAGGAATGAATGAAGTAGAAATGACCAATGAAAAAATTGATAGTTCACCGGGCTCCTATCTCCTTTCGAGCTAGCAGTGAATAGACAATTAGATACTTTCAGGGGGCGTTTGGTTCCacgtgactaaattttagtcataTCACATCGAATATTTAGATGCTAGTTAAAaagattaaatatagtctaattttaaaactaattaTATAGATAGAGACTAAACGATATAACAAATCTATTAAGCTTAATTAGTCCATGACTCGCTCATATGATGCTATAATAAATATTTTTTAATCATAGATTAATTAAGATTAATAAGTTTATCTCGTCGCCAGTTGAAGTTGCAAGTAGTACCCAACCCCAGGCTCGCTTCGCTTATTGTTCTTGCTTCAAAAGCACAACTGTATAAGTGACTAGTTTTTGCTGCACCAGCACGATGCATAACTTATTTGCATATGGATATATGGAGTATATTTAAGGCAACTAGCAATATCTATCTTGTCTGCAACATCATATATAGTATTGGTCTTATTTTTGTCCCAGTCTCAATTAAGTTGACTTCCCCCTCTGCTCTCATACATACAACATATTATTGGGATCAGCaagtgcatgcatgcatgccctCAACTAGGCCCAATTGCTGTGGACGACCCAAATATTTCCAACCGTTTTGGTTGATGTTGCTAATAAATTGCAAAGTCTTAAAGTTCATTTTCGGAACTACTATTGATGATTGAAAACAAGATTTTTTTCCCCAAATATGTAATGCTGACTAATACTCTATCCGTTCCAAATTAAAGTTCGTTTCTATTAACTAATAGATTCACACAGTATTTGATGTATATATTTTATATATATGTCTAGGTTCTCTTCATCTATTAATAGATTTATACAATAtttgatgtatgtgttttatTTATGTGTCTAGGTTCATATTCATTCATTTGAATATAGatataaaaatcaagagctaaaatgATTACTATTTTGAAATGGGAGGAGTATAATGTAAATTCAGGACCGAGATTTTAAAATGCGCTAATATATAGTGGAATGTGCGCACGTACGGGTGCTAAAATATCAGTAAATTTTATGGCGCACAAAACAATGTTTCTGTATATGTTTCCACCTtgggcccgtttgtttcgttggaattgaattccattttaataattataatttagacaaaactaattaaaagtatatatttatatatgtaatatatttgtatattattctaaatcatatgaaaaagatagttATAtagtacatttatgttatagaggcGCAAGTAGAatagtgtgctataagttgtacatcggaaaattatcatgtaaatctatagaatcaatttccatctctcaccccatgaatttgagatagacttatatgataactttgaaaagtggtggaatgttaTATTCTAAAAAAAATAGTCTATttcattagtaagattccaattcctcgaaaTAAAAAGAAACAAACGGGCCTTTGTGAAATGCACTCATTTACATGCTGACATGTATGGATTAAATGTTCTGTATGAAAACTGAAGAGTAGACATGCTTGTGTAACCTATATATAAAAAACAAACTCAGACTGCAAACAGCTTCTTTATGTGTGCCGTTGCGCGCCCACAGGTGTGCCACAAAACCACCAGCAGCTCCATATATTGGTGAGCTGGGCGGATTATTAGCCAGGAGAGCAATGTGGAGGAGCTGGCAAGATGCCGTTGAGATTCCGGCATGTCGTCTCAATTATTTACTACTACTACCTTGATCCACAACTTGCATAGGAAAAGTGTGAAACTTTATGTGTGCATGCATTCCGGGCCATCTAGATACATTGTATTGGTTGATTCAGTTTATACAAAATCCCATTGACATACATATATTCATCTCCTCCTACACACGTATATATTAGCCTATCACTCACTACCGAAATCTCGTTCGGCAaatgctattttacactcggcaaatattTTATCAACAAAGAGTTCTTTGCCTACTTTTTTCGGACAGTCGACAAAGACTTTACCGAGTATCGAAAAGCACTtagcaaattaagaatcgaaaaaaaataaaacactccgcaaagaaactctttgccgagtgtcaaaaataaaacactcgacaaaaAGCTTATTcgtcgagtgttttcttttaccgagagtTTTTTGCGTGGTACTCGGTAAAGAGCTTTTTTGTCGAGTGCTCGAAAAAAAAACCTCGGCAAAATatttggtactcggcaaagagccaaattccggtaatAATGACTATTTAGTATTTACACAAGTACTCTCTCTTTTTCGTTACAAAATAATGCTCGAATATTTATCGTCCGTTAGTTTAATTTTTTAACTAAATCGCGATAAATAAAAAATAACCGAAGAGTGTACAGTAGATGCACGTTGAAACCACGTTTCGTGGCTTCTCTCGCTTAAGCGGATCCTCGGTTACTGTAGCATGTCGGAGCTTTGGCCACTACTCCGTGACAGTTTTAATTTATCATGCAAAACAAGTATTTTGATATATTCGTCTTGGAAACAATTAATGTTACAAGTAAATGAACTGCGGTATGAACAATTAAAGACCATGCAATATGATGATAAAATTGCAAAAAACTAGAGCTGCGCATGCCAGCATCCAATATAATAATTACTCTATTTCGCTACAACGACAATGATAAGGAGCATCGAATTCCCCTTAAAATCCAACTTAGATATCCAGCTTGAGTAATAATCCAACTGAAATCGATCGATCGGAAGCTAATGATCCCCAGCTGATGATTAGTGCCACTTAGATCTCCATTTGTACGTACATATAACAACAGCTTGCATTATTGCGAATATAATAATCCAACTGAAATCGATCGATCGGAAGCTAATTTTTTTTCAATGCAGCATTCAGAGCATTCACAAGTTCAATTGCGGTGGAGAATCCGTCTTCAATCTGCATAGTTTGAAAAAAGAAGACTTAATTAGCATCAATTGAACAACCTTAATGTTGATGTCAGgtttgaatgttttgatgatatATATAGACATTAAAAGTTCATGATCAATTTAATTTGTAGTTCGCGGTTTACTTTCCAAAATTCGTTTTTAGCGGTTGCTGTTATGTTTCTCAAGCATGCATAAATGTGTATATTGAGTTAAACCCTAAACGATTGTTATTGAACCTCGTTATTCAAAGCATTTTTTTGTTGAGAAatgaattattttctttattgcgAACTTCTTTAGAAGTTGGTTTAATTTTTCCAACGAGTCTTGTGACAAATTGTCATGAAGAAGCCATGTAAGGAAACGTACGATGAACTAGTAACACTAGGAGATAAAAGATTATCCAGCCGGCGTACGTACCCGCGCCGTTATGGTGATGTTTAACGAGGACCCGGCGAGCGGCAAGACGTTGGTGTTGACGACGGAGAGGCCGTGCTTCTCCAGCTCCTTGAGCACCGTGATGAGCGCCCCCTTCTTCTCCCGGCACACCACCCTCAGCAGAACGGTCGTCCCCCGGACGTCCGCTTCGACCGTGGGGATCACACCGCCGCCGTCGTCCGGCGAGCCGACGCAGCACCGGGCGTCCAACGGCGGGGACGACTCCGCCGCGCTGCCCGTGCTGCTGCTACTCTGGCGGCGCTCCTCCTGCAGGGCCTTGAGCCTGCCCCTGAGGTGCTGCACGTACTCAATAGTGCTCCCCAGGAGAGACACCTTGTCTGTCTGGGAATTATTATGTTAAACACACAAACACAAACGCAAAATTTAATTTAACCCCCCTGATCACGATTGTATATACTGACCTTATGTCTTGAGCTCAATTATGGTTAGCATACCTCACCTTGGTTATGTCGGGGATCATGGACGCAAGAGCCGCGAACTGGTGATTCATCTTCTGCCGGCGCATCCTCTCGGCGACGATGTGCTCATGCACGCCGGAGCTCGCCCTCCGCCCTCCTTTACTGCTCTCCATCGGTGTCCCAGCTGCAGTTGTGCCGCCGCCGTTGCTTTCGTGCTTCGGCTCTCGAGAAGCGAAGCTCAGCTGCTTCGACTTGCCGCCGGTGAAGGAGAACAAGCTGTCGTTGCCGCCTGCGCTGATGGCCGCCGTCGTCGGGAGGAAGCCCTCGTCAGCCTCGGCGTACGATCTGCGGCTCATGTCTCCGAGAAAGGGGAATCCTGTCGTCTTCGTGAGTTGCTGCCGCTGATCCGACAATTCTACTTGCTGCTGTTCTTGATGATGAGTAGTAGTAGCAGGCTGATCCCAGAGCTCGTCGGCGAGGGATTTGGCGAGCTGCTCCATGGTCATTGCGTCGATGGAGTCGAGCTCCCCGACCTCCTCGTTTTACGGCATCCAATGAAACAAACAGCTTTGATTGTAATCTTCGTTCAAAAACCATAAGAACGTAACGAAGTATATATACGCATGGATTTATTTGAAGATAAGATCATCTGGGGCACGACTTACCAGTTCTGCCAGCCACTCATGACTGGCCGTGGAGTCCATCTCTCTGTGTGAGAGCACCGGCACCACAGTATGATTTAGGGCAGTCACGCAACCATATATAAGACATTGTCAATGTCGAGACAATATGCCACGGTTGGTATTCTTTTAATTTGGGCCAATCACCTAGCCTACCGCACCTTGATCCCGCTCACAGAAAGCAATGACATATGTACTCTCTACATGAGCACGGACGGTTCGCTTTAGATGGCCGAACCATCTGCGACTTGCGCAGAGAACTTCGCTCTTCTATGCATGGCAGCGGACTGTCCGCGCGTACGTAGAGGCTATAATAATCTTATGTAGAAACTGGATCTCGCCACTCCGGAGGGACCTCATTAGAGAGGAAAGATCATAGATGTTGTCTTAGGATCGACAGACCATCTTAGATGCCTCTAAACGAAGTCGAGCTGAGAAGGTGAAGATTGATGATGAAGAAGAGCTACTCATACCTCAATCGACCGTACCCCTCATGTAAAGAAACCGGTAAATagattgatttgatcgattgagtGATGCTTTAATCGGTACCCCTCATGTATATAGGGGTGGAGGTCTGAACCCGTTCCTAGGCGCTTCCCCCAACAAATTCTTGTGTGATTAGTCGGGTAAGCACGTGCGTGATAAGAACTCTCGCCTAAGTTAATCCAATTGTGGACCATCCAGGCTACATCCGCGGAATGTTCAAGGCGTGGACTATCCGACCACATGGCTAGAGCATACAACCATGCCCAGGTGCCAAATCTGGTGGTCAACAGCCACAAATACACAAAAAATACTACATCGAGACAGACAAACAATCAATGAGCGTCTCTAATAATAACTAGATACAACATAAAAAAATAATTAGATACGAGGTAAACTGTAGACATCTTTTTATAGGATAATGAGCTCCCACTGTGGCCTCTAATTCTAGTGTCAGCGGGAAGCTTCATCATAGAGGAAATCCTGGACATTGAATTCTTCACGACGAAGGTTGTCATGATTGCGTCCATCATAATCTTGATCCCTGTAGTTGTTCATGTTTATGTGTGCTTCGATGTTGCGCATCTCTTCAGTTGTTTCATCAATCTTCCTCTGGAGCTTTGGAACACGAAGCAATTTTCCTTGCGCTTCTCAACTTGCTGATGGATGAGTTCAAGATTGCTGATCTCCTCATCAAGTTCCTCTTCTCGGGGTGATAAGTTAGTGGCCTTCTTCCTCTAGTTCCCTGCTTCTCTGATGAGAGCTTCGTTCTCTTGATTGGGATCGATGGGTGCAAGGATGGAGCCAGTTGTCATTGCTTTTTTGGCGGCATAGTGTATGCTGATGTGGTCATGGAATCGCCGGCGGTGGGTGCTAATGTTGGATACTTGATTTCAATCCCTTTAAGGCATTGAgaatcaaggcaacacaagttaggAACGGGGACCTTCGTCCTGAGTTTAACACTTCTTTAGAGTGTTAatgcgaaggacgaaggtcttcggATAGAAATGACGCGTTATGGAATAACACAGTACAATGTTGCTTGAGAACTTATCTCGTTTGTCTTATCATTTTTATTATTTCTCTCATTACACTAAATAAATTTACAAGCATACCTTCAACTTCTTGACAAAAGGAAGTATGAAGGTTCTTTGAAGGCTAAGCGGCACGAAACTATGTCCTTcgaaaaggtactttatgcaagacactgttcatctatttatagggaaaaTGATCCATCTTTGTACAAAATTACAACTGCACCCCTGAGGCATTATACTCATTGTTTACAAGTGCAGCAAGGATATTACTACCTTTTCCCTTTCTTCACACTTATTGAAGTTAGTTACTTCGATCCGCATTCTTGTTTGCGCGCATAGACGAAGCTTCTTTCCTCGTAGCTTCGGCTGACAGACAGCTTCGCTCAACCATTATCGTATGCCTGAAATAGTCAAAGCCTACTTCATCTGGCTTTCATTGTACAACTGAaacataataatgtagtagatattttgaggaccttcggcaataTAGGCCCCCCAACAATAGGCTCGGTCGACAATCATCATAAACGTGTCTAACACCTTGTTTGTTTATCCCCTAtattatataatccagcttaaATAAGTTAAGAGGCAAACAAACATCACAGATTCCTGGGGTAGATTATCGATAAACTGGTCATTAGGTACTTATTTTAGATTTTTAGCTTTTTATCCACTATTAGACTAAGTAAACAAACATCTCTAATAGGATTATATAAActagattatataatcatggaaggaAACAAACATGCTCTGAGTGAATCCTCGTCACTGATAGAATGATACCATATCACGACTAGTAATATATAAGTTCAACATGCCTCTGATGTTTCATATATCAGAGATAGGTCTTGGGTAAATAACTGCCAATGACGTATCGTACACTATTAGAGACATCAAACATTTTCACCTATCTCTAATGTTGAATACATCTATAAGATGTACTGTGAGATATTTGGAAAAAGGTTTGTGTTTGTGAACACAAGGTTAATATGTGTCCTTATGATTTAGGGTGTGATGGGTGATTGTCAACAAGAGTAGTGTATTTGGTTAAGTGGTCTAAACTAATCGAAACGTGAGTGTGTTTGTGCAACATGTCTCTTTGCTTGTTGCTTAGGTGTGAGGTAAGGAGACAATGTTCGATGgtgaaggtgaaggtcatgcgggttCGTAATGATGGACCGAGAGCAGTGAAGGATGAGCGCTAGGTCTTGACCATGGGATTGGAGCTATAATATCTAACACCTATGGACATGAACAAGTGCAAGGACATGGAGAAGCAGATCGTGTTGCCAATATGGTTGAGGATCGACGGGACACACGTCCACGACATGAGGAACATGTATGGAGTACGCTACGCACAAACTTTTGGTAATTGAGCCACAAAATCTCTAGTGATAGTTCACAAGTTTTGCCAAGTTTGGGCCTCAAACCTGGTAGC
It contains:
- the LOC103637806 gene encoding transcription factor bHLH18 — its product is MDSTASHEWLAELVGELDSIDAMTMEQLAKSLADELWDQPATTTHHQEQQQVELSDQRQQLTKTTGFPFLGDMSRRSYAEADEGFLPTTAAISAGGNDSLFSFTGGKSKQLSFASREPKHESNGGGTTAAGTPMESSKGGRRASSGVHEHIVAERMRRQKMNHQFAALASMIPDITKTDKVSLLGSTIEYVQHLRGRLKALQEERRQSSSSTGSAAESSPPLDARCCVGSPDDGGGVIPTVEADVRGTTVLLRVVCREKKGALITVLKELEKHGLSVVNTNVLPLAGSSLNITITARIEDGFSTAIELVNALNAALKKN